One region of Palaemon carinicauda isolate YSFRI2023 chromosome 40, ASM3689809v2, whole genome shotgun sequence genomic DNA includes:
- the LOC137631884 gene encoding golgin subfamily A member 6-like protein 1: MQQGETHKMSQFNTGHLQVKTVCGVVFTEPQEEVSLMYRMTSWIRSKDPFNSEGGMEEKVKGGPPEEKEQKREEVEKKENENENVQKPLEERISSLEKELEAAFAEISSRKEVESKFLAENEELRAENQHLSKIIGTLQIDKKIEIENLTSKNDDLERTNEHLKQELCNKKVVLEQYKNKLMEKDKSNIKPTQKLEKVRHNKRKLEKFVEKKMEVIEQISEQRLELQKSLDEARINDLIKNGRYKCLLQELETLKKENMNKLSDFEQQNIQLREELEKFKSEKKEELEGGDKKKENRPGMRKVRLNRTSLEISTEMDIKDGQKADVQKGVRDNRSEEKVVEAEDQDPNGRKAEMEEVAGASGVGQVLGWLLASKGALPDTNNRQEEQKLEKETSRGEEEEEKQKEEKIAKTTRKPIVFDLEPEKPKSSHITFQGEKVRATTTRDCGLNGYVAVDFNVPRKFHRAIYGVEGRTLMDITRQSGA; the protein is encoded by the exons ATGCAGCAAGGAGAAACACACAAGATGTCCCAGTTTAATACTGGTCATCTTCAAGTTAAAACAGTTTGCGGTGTGGTTTTCACGGAACCACAAGAGGAAGtatccttaatgtataggatgacctcttggataaggtctaaggaccccttcaactctgagggcgggatggaggagaaggtgaaaggaggacccccagaagaaaaggaacagaaaagagaaGAGGTGGAGAAGAAGGAGAATGAGAATGAGAATGTTCAAAAGCCATTGGAGGAACGCATCAGTTCCCTGGAAAAGGAACTGGAAGCAGCGTTTGCAGAGATCAGCTCCAGAAAGGAAGTAGAATCCAAATTCTTAGcagagaatgaagagctgagagcagagaatcaacATCTCTCTAAAATTATTGGAACTCTTCAAATCGATAAGAAAATCGAGATAGAAAATTTGACATCCAAGAATGACGAcctggaacgaacaaacgaacatctaaaacAGGAACTCTGCAATAAGAAAGTTGTCcttgaacaatataaaaataaattaatggaaaaagacaaatcaaatattaaaccgactcagaaattagaaaaagttcgtcataacaaaaggaaactggaaaagttcgttgaaaagaagatggaagtaattgagcagatttcagaacagagACTTGAACTCCAAAAGAGCCTCGACGAGGCAAGGATAAATGATCTTATCAAAAATGGCCGCTACAAATGCCTTTTACAAGAGTTAGAAActctaaagaaagaaaatatgaataaattgagTGACTTTGaacaacaaaatattcaattgagggaggaactggaaaaattcaagtctgaaaaaaaa gaggaacttgaaggaggagataagaagaaagaaaacagacctggaatgaggaaagtgagacttaacaggaCAAGTTTAGAAATCTCGACCGAGATGGATATTAAGGATGGTCAGAAGGCAGATGTCCAAAAGGGTGTCAGAGACAATAGAAGTGAGGAAAAAGTAGTCGAGGCAGAGGACCAGGATCccaacggacgtaaggctgagaTGGAGGAAGTTGCAggggcatctggtgtgggtcaggtgcttggctggctactagcctcaaaaggcgctctccCTGACACCAACAACCGCCAAGAAGAGCAAAAGCTCGAAAAGGAAACTTCCaggggcgaggaggaggaggagaagcaaaaggaagaaaagattgcaAAAACTACTAGAAAACCTATcgtgtttgacctggaacccgagaagcccaaaagtagtcacatcaccttccaaggtgaaaaggttagagccACCACCACAAGGGACTGTGGCCTCAACGGGTACGTGGCTGTCGACTTTAATGTCCcgaggaagttccacagagccatatatggagtggaaggaaggacgctgatggatatcacccggcagagtgga gcttaa